In Legionella lytica, one genomic interval encodes:
- the ugpE gene encoding sn-glycerol-3-phosphate ABC transporter permease UgpE has translation MKLMSRILSHGFLTLFILLMLLPLYLAIVAASHDGSAMMHSSLPMIPGTLLLKNLKAVLSEGLSVTGGEPVTAMLFNSLAMALAIALGKIILALGSAFALVYFDFPFKKLCFALIFATMMLPVEVRIVPTFQVVASFGLLNSFTGLTLPLFVSATGTFLFRQFFKTVPAELVDAAKLDGAGAVRFFFDILLPLSKTQIASLFVILFVYGWNQYLWPLVITTETKMATVVMGIRYLAGVADQVPQWHYIMTIALVALIPPCLVVMLMQRWFEKGLK, from the coding sequence ATGAAATTAATGTCTCGCATTTTATCCCATGGATTTTTAACCTTATTCATTTTGCTAATGCTGTTGCCGCTTTATTTGGCCATTGTTGCTGCGAGCCACGATGGTAGTGCAATGATGCATTCATCCTTACCCATGATTCCAGGGACCTTATTATTAAAAAACTTAAAAGCAGTTTTAAGTGAAGGACTATCCGTTACCGGGGGCGAACCAGTTACTGCTATGTTATTTAATAGCTTGGCCATGGCTTTGGCGATTGCTCTAGGGAAAATTATTTTGGCTCTTGGGTCTGCATTCGCGTTAGTTTATTTTGATTTTCCGTTTAAAAAACTTTGTTTTGCACTGATTTTTGCAACGATGATGTTACCGGTAGAGGTGCGTATTGTTCCTACCTTTCAAGTAGTCGCTTCATTTGGATTATTAAATTCATTTACAGGATTAACTTTGCCTTTATTTGTTTCTGCTACAGGAACCTTTTTATTCAGGCAGTTTTTTAAAACCGTACCCGCTGAATTAGTTGATGCAGCAAAATTAGATGGCGCAGGTGCTGTGCGTTTCTTTTTTGACATTCTTTTACCTTTATCTAAAACGCAAATCGCTTCTTTATTTGTAATTTTATTTGTCTATGGATGGAATCAGTACCTATGGCCCTTAGTCATTACTACTGAAACGAAAATGGCGACGGTAGTGATGGGAATTCGTTATCTTGCGGGGGTAGCTGATCAAGTTCCTCAATGGCATTACATTATGACAATTGCCCTAGTTGCTTTAATTCCACCTTGTTTGGTTGTGATGTTGATGCAACGATGGTTTGAAAAAGGATTAAAGTAA
- a CDS encoding anthranilate synthase component I: protein MLQHFKTQGGVQVEVSQQQLDYQEGITHLIERLDSERGALFASSFEYPGRYTCWDIGFCNPPLALVCKQNSIQIDALNKRGEVLLAFVQQLFSTDENLELIVQGTRQIQINLKASELVFSEEERSQQPSVFTVIRLLLSFFKSEQEPYLGLYGSFGFDLIFQFEDLLQHKERDPAQRDMVLYLPDEIFVVNHRKEEAFVNRYEFQFQEYATHGLPREGTHLAYEAPNKPEKFCDHEPGEYATVVNKAKERFACGDLFEVVPSQTFYTHYTEQPSYLFKQMRQLNPSPYGFFINLGEGEYLVGASPEMYVRVTGKRVETCPISGTIKRGADAIEDAQNIQILLDSPKEESELTMCTDVDRNDKSRICEAGSVNVIGRRQIEVYSRVIHTVDHVEGTLRAEFDAVDAFLTHMWVVTVTGAPKIWALNFIEQHEKSPRKWYAGAVGWFGFNGNLNTGLVLRTVRISQGIAEVRVGATLLYDSVAESEEQETRLKASAFLDMLNHKAPASANRESLPLTGKGKRVLLIDHQDSFVHTLANYIRQTGAEVSTIRFDKAQQYLQEHHYDLVVLSPGPGKPSDFNLSANIDAVVARGIPLFGVCLGLQGLVEHFGGVLDILEYPMHGKSSMIKVLDSSDLFAGLGEEFKAGRYHSLYARFNEMPEALKVTALSEDGVVMAISHRHLPIHAVQFHPETILSLVNQAGLKIITNLMGLVTRNAP from the coding sequence ATGCTGCAACATTTTAAAACCCAGGGGGGTGTTCAGGTAGAGGTTTCTCAACAGCAATTAGATTATCAAGAGGGTATCACACACCTTATTGAGCGTTTGGATTCAGAACGAGGAGCTTTGTTTGCTTCCAGTTTTGAGTATCCAGGACGTTATACTTGCTGGGATATTGGATTTTGTAATCCGCCTCTAGCCCTTGTATGCAAGCAGAACTCTATTCAGATTGATGCCTTAAATAAACGTGGGGAAGTTTTACTTGCGTTTGTTCAGCAGTTATTCAGTACAGATGAAAACTTAGAACTTATCGTTCAAGGTACGCGCCAAATCCAGATTAACCTAAAAGCTTCAGAGCTGGTCTTTAGTGAGGAAGAACGCAGCCAACAGCCTTCCGTATTTACTGTAATCAGATTATTACTTTCATTTTTTAAATCGGAGCAGGAGCCCTATTTAGGTTTATATGGATCCTTTGGTTTTGATTTAATTTTTCAATTTGAGGATTTGCTTCAGCATAAGGAGCGTGATCCCGCTCAACGTGATATGGTTCTTTATTTGCCGGATGAAATTTTTGTGGTGAATCATCGCAAAGAAGAAGCTTTTGTTAATCGCTATGAGTTCCAATTTCAAGAGTATGCAACTCATGGCCTTCCACGAGAGGGTACACATTTAGCCTATGAAGCGCCCAATAAACCTGAAAAATTCTGTGATCATGAGCCTGGCGAATATGCGACAGTAGTCAATAAAGCAAAAGAACGATTTGCATGTGGCGATTTATTTGAGGTTGTGCCAAGCCAAACTTTTTATACGCATTATACTGAGCAGCCATCTTATTTATTCAAGCAAATGCGTCAGTTAAATCCTTCGCCTTATGGATTTTTTATTAACTTAGGTGAGGGAGAATATTTGGTCGGTGCTTCTCCTGAAATGTATGTTCGCGTGACGGGTAAGCGAGTAGAGACTTGCCCTATTTCTGGAACCATTAAACGTGGCGCTGATGCGATTGAAGATGCTCAAAATATTCAAATCTTACTTGATTCTCCCAAAGAAGAATCTGAATTAACCATGTGTACGGATGTGGATCGTAATGATAAGTCGCGTATCTGTGAAGCAGGTTCTGTGAATGTAATTGGTCGACGCCAAATTGAAGTTTATTCTCGAGTGATTCATACTGTGGATCATGTTGAAGGAACTTTAAGAGCAGAGTTTGACGCTGTGGATGCATTCCTAACACATATGTGGGTGGTTACAGTAACTGGGGCGCCAAAAATTTGGGCTTTAAATTTTATCGAGCAGCATGAAAAATCACCTCGTAAATGGTATGCAGGAGCAGTTGGCTGGTTTGGGTTTAATGGAAATTTAAACACAGGTCTAGTTTTAAGAACGGTACGTATATCTCAGGGTATTGCCGAAGTTCGTGTTGGTGCTACTTTACTCTATGATTCAGTTGCTGAGTCTGAAGAGCAAGAAACACGCTTAAAAGCTTCGGCGTTTTTGGATATGTTAAATCATAAAGCTCCCGCGAGCGCTAATAGAGAGTCTTTGCCGCTAACAGGAAAAGGCAAGCGCGTGTTACTGATTGATCATCAAGACTCATTCGTTCACACACTCGCCAATTACATTCGCCAGACTGGTGCAGAGGTAAGTACGATCCGTTTTGATAAAGCTCAACAATATTTGCAAGAGCATCACTATGACTTAGTCGTTTTATCTCCTGGGCCTGGTAAGCCAAGTGATTTTAATTTATCTGCAAACATTGATGCTGTTGTAGCCCGAGGTATACCTTTGTTTGGTGTGTGCCTAGGCCTGCAAGGGTTGGTTGAACATTTTGGTGGTGTTTTGGATATTCTTGAATATCCTATGCATGGTAAATCGTCAATGATTAAGGTTTTAGATTCTTCTGATTTATTTGCAGGTTTAGGGGAGGAATTCAAAGCGGGTCGATACCATTCACTTTATGCGCGATTTAATGAAATGCCTGAAGCACTTAAGGTAACTGCATTGAGTGAAGATGGGGTTGTGATGGCTATATCTCATCGACATTTACCGATTCATGCTGTGCAATTTCATCCAGAAACTATTTTATCTTTAGTAAATCAAGCTGGATTAAAAATTATTACGAACTTAATGGGACTGGTAACAAGGAATGCGCCATAA
- a CDS encoding carbohydrate ABC transporter permease, with the protein MSKFNHQRFYAWLFIVPQLIVTLIFFIWPACNALVQAFFYTDAFGLHKHFAGLSNFTDLFADPSYRKAIVVTFIIACSVTFCTMSLGLLTAILVNNRSKTQGVYKSLLLWPYAVAPAVAAILWRFLCHPTLGWLTHVLQSLGINFDYVNNVNQALLVVILTASWQQYSYNFLFYFAALKAVPPSLIDAAIIDGASVWQRFWQIIFPLLSPTTFFLLIMNLMYGFFDTFGIIHVMTHGGPGNSTTNMMYKVYQDGFEGMDLGSSSAQSVILMVVVILVSLVQFKYLEKKVHYA; encoded by the coding sequence ATGTCAAAATTTAATCATCAGCGTTTTTATGCCTGGCTTTTTATAGTCCCGCAACTTATAGTTACTTTAATATTTTTTATTTGGCCTGCATGTAATGCTTTAGTACAAGCATTTTTTTATACCGATGCTTTTGGACTACATAAGCACTTCGCTGGCCTAAGCAATTTTACTGACTTGTTTGCTGATCCCAGCTACCGCAAAGCAATAGTCGTAACTTTTATTATTGCGTGCAGCGTCACTTTTTGCACCATGAGTCTTGGGCTTCTTACAGCCATATTAGTTAACAATCGTAGTAAAACGCAAGGAGTTTATAAGTCTTTATTATTATGGCCTTATGCCGTAGCGCCTGCGGTGGCTGCAATTCTTTGGCGTTTCTTATGTCATCCAACTTTGGGTTGGTTAACTCATGTATTACAGTCCCTGGGAATTAATTTTGATTACGTAAATAATGTAAACCAGGCCTTGCTGGTTGTTATTCTTACCGCCAGTTGGCAGCAATATAGCTATAATTTTTTATTTTATTTTGCTGCATTAAAGGCAGTTCCACCATCGTTGATTGATGCGGCAATTATTGATGGGGCATCAGTTTGGCAGCGTTTTTGGCAAATTATTTTTCCCTTGTTATCGCCAACGACTTTTTTCCTATTGATTATGAATTTAATGTATGGATTTTTTGATACCTTTGGAATTATTCATGTTATGACGCATGGGGGGCCAGGTAATAGCACAACGAATATGATGTATAAGGTCTATCAGGATGGATTTGAAGGCATGGATTTGGGAAGCTCTTCGGCTCAGTCCGTAATTCTAATGGTTGTTGTGATACTTGTTTCCTTAGTGCAATTTAAGTATCTCGAGAAAAAGGTTCATTACGCATGA
- a CDS encoding NAD(P)H-quinone oxidoreductase, protein MRYVHIENPGSYSRLAIENSPTPECKDSQILVQVKATALNRADLMQRYGKYPPPQGESTVPGLELAGDVVAVGSQVTQFKPGDKVYALVGSGAYAEYCLVESSLAHLIPEGWDYSLAAALPESLVTVNTTLFNLGALKSRQTLLIHGAGSGIASLAIQMAKQVGAKVITTVGKDDKIDKAVQLGADQVINYKTHDFEDLIAEQSIDLILDFIAGNYFDKHLQLLKPQGKLIQIACLQGPKVECNLVLIMQKRLQIIGFVLRSQSLQEKALLWKQAHDRWFDAIAKKRIKPVIDSEFNLEQIEEAQQHMQAGIHFGKIVIHVA, encoded by the coding sequence TTGCGCTACGTACATATAGAGAATCCAGGCTCATACAGCCGCCTTGCTATAGAAAATTCCCCTACCCCTGAATGTAAAGACAGTCAAATATTAGTTCAGGTCAAAGCAACGGCACTAAACCGTGCTGACCTGATGCAACGCTATGGAAAATATCCACCTCCACAAGGAGAATCAACAGTTCCAGGTTTAGAACTTGCTGGGGATGTAGTTGCAGTAGGCTCACAGGTAACTCAATTTAAGCCTGGAGATAAAGTCTATGCTTTAGTAGGAAGTGGTGCCTATGCCGAATATTGTCTGGTTGAATCATCCCTTGCTCATTTAATTCCTGAAGGATGGGATTACTCCCTTGCCGCAGCCCTTCCTGAATCATTGGTCACTGTTAATACCACCTTATTTAATCTCGGCGCATTAAAATCAAGACAAACGCTCTTAATCCATGGAGCTGGAAGTGGGATTGCCTCATTAGCAATTCAAATGGCAAAACAAGTAGGTGCCAAAGTCATCACGACTGTGGGTAAAGATGATAAAATTGATAAAGCAGTACAACTTGGTGCTGATCAGGTAATCAATTATAAAACGCATGATTTTGAAGATTTAATTGCCGAACAAAGCATTGACTTAATTCTGGATTTTATTGCTGGCAATTATTTTGACAAGCATCTTCAGCTGTTAAAACCTCAAGGGAAATTAATTCAAATCGCCTGTCTTCAAGGCCCGAAAGTTGAATGCAATCTGGTTTTAATCATGCAGAAAAGGCTACAAATTATTGGCTTTGTTCTGCGTTCGCAAAGCCTGCAAGAAAAAGCACTTTTATGGAAACAAGCTCATGACCGCTGGTTTGATGCCATAGCAAAAAAACGAATCAAACCAGTTATTGATTCAGAGTTCAACTTAGAACAAATCGAGGAAGCACAACAACACATGCAAGCGGGTATTCATTTTGGTAAAATTGTTATTCACGTAGCTTAA
- a CDS encoding alpha/beta fold hydrolase: MKELIHFAHGNGFPALCYKQMLDGLKPDYDYCYIDRVGHDPDFPVGENWHNLITEVIASIERQSDRPVIALGHSLGGVLSLLAAIERPDLVKAVVMLDSPLLGVLKSSAVRLAKAFGIIDRVTPAFRTKGRREYWERRDQILSYLKSRDLFKNFAESCLNDYIEYGLEHKTDGYYLRFNRNVEYQIYRTIPHIIPSYEGKLLTPSALIYGDKSNVVGKMDLRYMKKNFNITCYKTHGSHLFPMEHPQVVAAQVLRVLDKLTS, translated from the coding sequence ATGAAAGAGCTAATCCATTTTGCCCACGGAAATGGGTTTCCAGCATTATGCTATAAGCAGATGCTGGATGGCCTTAAACCTGATTATGATTACTGCTATATCGATAGGGTTGGCCACGATCCGGACTTTCCAGTGGGTGAAAATTGGCATAATTTGATCACTGAGGTGATTGCCAGTATTGAACGACAATCTGACCGTCCTGTGATTGCTCTAGGTCATTCTTTAGGTGGGGTTTTAAGTTTATTAGCTGCCATTGAACGGCCTGATTTGGTTAAAGCGGTTGTCATGTTGGATTCTCCTTTACTTGGAGTACTAAAATCCAGTGCAGTTCGACTTGCCAAGGCTTTTGGTATCATTGATAGGGTTACTCCTGCGTTTAGAACAAAAGGACGACGCGAGTATTGGGAACGTCGTGATCAAATACTGTCGTATTTAAAAAGCAGGGATTTGTTTAAAAACTTTGCAGAATCATGTTTGAACGACTATATTGAATATGGTCTGGAGCATAAAACTGATGGTTACTACCTTCGCTTTAATCGCAATGTGGAGTATCAAATTTATCGAACAATTCCGCATATTATTCCCAGTTACGAGGGGAAATTATTAACCCCGTCGGCATTAATTTATGGTGACAAAAGTAACGTGGTTGGTAAAATGGATCTGCGTTATATGAAAAAGAATTTTAATATTACCTGCTATAAAACCCATGGGAGTCACTTGTTTCCTATGGAGCATCCACAGGTTGTAGCTGCACAAGTTTTAAGGGTTTTGGATAAGCTAACATCATAA
- a CDS encoding ABC transporter ATP-binding protein — MATVTLVDVTKRVGQTTILERINLSIKKGEFMVIVGPSGCGKSTLLRLIAGLDDVSSGSILINEQRVNEVHAAKRDMAMVFQNYALYPHMTVFDNMAYGLKMRGFKTDVIQQRVADAAKLLQLTPYLERKPQALSGGQKQRVAMGRAIVRSPAVFLFDEPLSNLDAKLRTEMRHELRSLHQKLNTTSVYVTHDQTEAMTMAERVIVLNQGIVEQIGTPQELYQNPASLFVAGFTGHYPLNTFSGVFNKKNATIETGLGINFPIPETNCSLEDKMELVLAIRAEHVQLTSESNHQSISVAVEFIDDMGADKLIRARCIKNGEQLNLRVSADQVIPSGQFEVELPKMKLHVFNQQTGQRIGEWRE, encoded by the coding sequence ATGGCAACAGTAACTTTGGTTGATGTCACAAAACGCGTTGGGCAAACGACTATCTTAGAAAGAATTAATCTTAGCATCAAAAAAGGTGAGTTTATGGTCATTGTGGGGCCTTCTGGTTGTGGTAAATCAACCTTGCTACGATTGATTGCGGGTTTAGATGACGTAAGCTCAGGCTCTATTTTAATCAATGAGCAACGAGTTAATGAGGTGCATGCCGCGAAACGCGATATGGCCATGGTATTTCAAAATTACGCTCTTTATCCACATATGACCGTTTTTGATAACATGGCTTATGGGCTAAAAATGCGTGGTTTTAAAACGGATGTGATTCAACAACGAGTGGCTGATGCAGCGAAGTTGCTGCAATTAACACCTTATTTGGAACGAAAACCGCAAGCATTATCTGGTGGGCAAAAGCAAAGGGTAGCAATGGGAAGGGCTATAGTTCGCTCTCCTGCTGTATTTTTATTTGATGAGCCTTTATCGAATCTTGATGCAAAACTCCGCACAGAAATGCGTCATGAGCTGAGAAGCTTGCATCAAAAGCTTAATACTACCAGCGTGTATGTAACGCACGATCAAACAGAGGCAATGACTATGGCTGAACGTGTGATTGTACTTAATCAGGGGATTGTCGAACAAATTGGTACACCCCAAGAATTGTATCAAAATCCAGCGAGCTTATTTGTCGCAGGATTTACAGGTCATTATCCATTAAATACATTTTCAGGAGTATTTAATAAAAAGAATGCTACTATTGAAACAGGTTTAGGAATTAATTTTCCGATTCCCGAAACGAATTGTTCTCTTGAAGATAAGATGGAATTGGTTTTGGCTATTAGAGCGGAGCATGTGCAATTGACTAGTGAATCTAATCATCAAAGCATCTCAGTTGCTGTTGAGTTTATCGATGATATGGGGGCGGATAAGTTAATTAGAGCACGCTGTATAAAAAATGGAGAACAACTAAATTTACGAGTTTCTGCCGATCAAGTAATTCCTAGTGGACAATTCGAGGTTGAACTACCTAAAATGAAATTACATGTATTTAATCAGCAAACTGGACAACGTATTGGAGAATGGCGTGAGTAA
- a CDS encoding Lpg1974 family pore-forming outer membrane protein, producing the protein MFYFHLSKAALVGLLITNVAFSGTIGPTCTAGLVTVPCQNTGWDLSAKALYLQPLYNNSLNYLGTRNNADGEVLGLVKNNPDWGWGFEVGASYYFNTGNDINLSWLRLDSSRTQVNAENTIGFGFRSMTTNITSLKPRWDAVNIELGQRVDLGNFKKIRFHGGVQYANITTKINNKDTILVPGDYNSISMETSNFGPRIGSDLYYGLGESFSIFAKSAVALLVGTSTLNRTVGNIDFPETINNHARKNTIVTDLEAKLGINYSHMVSNGSLVLDIGYMWVNYFNAQPVFIPFGPGSGSDHFASSDFGAHGIFAGLKWASSNI; encoded by the coding sequence ATGTTCTATTTTCATTTATCAAAAGCAGCACTCGTTGGGTTATTAATAACCAATGTGGCATTTTCTGGAACAATTGGCCCTACATGTACTGCCGGTTTAGTCACAGTACCTTGCCAAAATACAGGGTGGGATTTGAGCGCGAAAGCATTATATTTGCAACCATTGTATAACAACTCGCTAAATTATTTGGGAACCCGCAATAATGCTGATGGGGAAGTTTTAGGCCTAGTCAAAAATAACCCTGATTGGGGCTGGGGATTTGAAGTGGGAGCGTCTTATTATTTTAACACCGGAAATGATATCAATCTCAGCTGGCTTCGTCTTGATAGTTCAAGGACTCAAGTAAATGCGGAAAATACTATTGGTTTTGGTTTTCGGTCAATGACCACCAATATCACCTCACTTAAACCAAGATGGGATGCTGTAAATATTGAGTTAGGCCAACGGGTGGATCTAGGTAACTTTAAAAAAATACGTTTCCATGGAGGCGTACAGTATGCAAACATTACTACAAAAATTAATAATAAAGATACTATTTTAGTTCCAGGAGATTACAATTCGATCTCAATGGAAACCTCAAATTTTGGCCCCCGAATAGGTAGTGACTTGTATTATGGTTTAGGAGAGAGTTTTTCCATCTTCGCAAAAAGCGCTGTTGCGCTTTTAGTGGGTACGAGCACTTTAAATCGTACGGTGGGAAATATTGATTTTCCTGAGACCATAAATAACCATGCTAGAAAAAACACCATTGTTACCGATCTTGAAGCTAAACTAGGAATAAATTATTCTCATATGGTTAGCAATGGAAGTTTAGTCCTAGATATTGGTTATATGTGGGTAAATTATTTTAATGCCCAACCAGTTTTTATTCCTTTTGGACCGGGTTCTGGAAGCGATCATTTTGCAAGCTCTGATTTTGGTGCCCATGGCATTTTTGCTGGACTTAAATGGGCTAGCTCTAATATTTAA
- the clcA gene encoding H(+)/Cl(-) exchange transporter ClcA, translating to MRHKIVILYFVSIVLGVIVGLVGSSFRLSIDLLGSALMHVVYVFGGQGWLAGIISGVFSMLMVLSAFMAVKYIAPEAGGSGVQEIEGALLHVRPIFWRRLVPVKYFFGILAISSNMILGREGPTIHVGGNLGEMLGAVFNLSRRRRDSLIAAGAAAGLAVAFNAPLAGVIFVMEEMRNQFNYSFTSFTMVVITCITATVMLDLIIGTQATIPMDVFQFPSLDALWLFVFFGFIVGVAGLLFNKGLMATLAWMDRLSASQKLVYVLIVSFLIGYLAVFTPAATGGGMHIIHQALTLSPGFAVLCMLFLVRFVGTIGCYATGIPGGIFAPTLALGTLLGLASFQVLTLFHLDFLVHPGMFAVAGMAAFFAAITRSPITGGILVVEMTQNYALIFPVMITCICATIMLQLARNEPIYAQLLDRTMRNSKLA from the coding sequence ATGCGCCATAAAATTGTAATTCTGTACTTTGTATCTATTGTACTGGGGGTTATTGTTGGATTAGTCGGATCTTCATTTCGCTTGTCAATCGATCTGCTCGGTTCTGCTTTAATGCATGTGGTTTATGTGTTTGGCGGGCAGGGATGGCTTGCAGGTATTATTTCTGGAGTTTTCTCTATGCTCATGGTGCTTTCTGCATTCATGGCCGTGAAATATATTGCTCCGGAGGCTGGTGGCAGTGGCGTTCAGGAAATTGAAGGGGCCTTATTGCATGTGAGGCCTATTTTTTGGCGACGCTTAGTACCAGTAAAATATTTTTTCGGTATCTTGGCTATTTCTTCAAACATGATTTTAGGACGAGAAGGCCCCACCATCCATGTAGGTGGTAATTTAGGGGAAATGTTGGGGGCTGTATTTAATCTCAGCCGTCGCCGTCGGGATAGTCTAATCGCCGCCGGAGCGGCAGCAGGGCTGGCTGTAGCATTTAATGCTCCTTTGGCTGGCGTTATTTTCGTGATGGAAGAAATGCGTAATCAATTTAACTATTCATTTACCAGTTTCACGATGGTGGTAATTACCTGCATTACGGCCACGGTCATGTTGGATTTGATTATCGGCACCCAGGCGACCATTCCTATGGACGTGTTTCAATTTCCATCCCTAGATGCATTATGGCTTTTTGTGTTTTTTGGGTTTATTGTTGGCGTGGCAGGGCTTTTGTTTAATAAAGGACTCATGGCTACCTTGGCCTGGATGGATCGATTATCGGCATCTCAAAAGTTGGTTTATGTTTTAATCGTAAGTTTCCTTATTGGCTATTTAGCAGTTTTTACTCCGGCAGCCACAGGGGGAGGAATGCATATTATTCATCAAGCTTTGACACTTTCTCCGGGATTCGCTGTTTTATGTATGCTGTTTCTTGTCCGTTTTGTTGGGACCATTGGCTGTTATGCCACTGGCATTCCGGGGGGGATCTTCGCACCAACTTTAGCATTGGGAACCTTGCTTGGCTTGGCTTCATTTCAGGTGCTTACATTGTTCCATCTAGACTTCTTAGTGCATCCTGGCATGTTTGCCGTCGCAGGAATGGCTGCATTTTTTGCTGCAATTACACGTTCGCCAATAACAGGAGGGATCTTGGTTGTGGAAATGACACAAAATTACGCGCTAATTTTTCCGGTAATGATTACCTGTATTTGTGCCACGATTATGTTGCAACTTGCTCGCAATGAGCCTATTTATGCCCAGTTGTTGGATCGTACTATGAGGAATAGTAAGTTAGCGTAG
- a CDS encoding DUF1189 family protein → MSKEKTALKPIDTPVYGYWSALYRSFYSRRLYVDIGKRWKGFGALYLLLVIAILSVPFFFRMSISLDESFKEQIVNPLLKIPVFYIQNGNVLFDKPMPYFIKNDKGQTVVIIDTTGIINDFTAQYPYLNILINKNQIAFRIPNPQLFNMNKEAPPSRSTPIVQTFDKGANLVFDGKKMVEANSVTGLKYASQAVLYPIIVGIFFSIFIVFFLVFALLGQTFSSIFFSFKIPFATSSRLLMVAGTPMLLVLMTILSLNSVFTGLGILLFCLLIAYYSFALYALRAESRRVALV, encoded by the coding sequence GTGAGTAAAGAAAAAACAGCATTAAAACCAATTGATACACCGGTATATGGTTATTGGTCTGCACTGTATCGATCATTTTATTCACGACGCCTGTATGTGGACATAGGCAAGCGCTGGAAAGGATTTGGTGCGCTATATCTCTTGTTGGTTATTGCGATATTGAGCGTGCCATTCTTTTTTAGAATGTCGATTAGTTTAGATGAGTCTTTTAAAGAGCAGATTGTTAACCCCTTATTAAAAATTCCTGTTTTTTACATTCAAAACGGAAATGTTCTTTTTGATAAGCCAATGCCTTACTTCATTAAAAATGATAAAGGTCAAACGGTGGTTATCATTGATACGACAGGAATCATCAATGATTTTACAGCACAATATCCTTATTTAAATATCCTGATTAATAAAAATCAGATTGCCTTTAGGATACCTAATCCCCAACTGTTTAATATGAATAAAGAGGCGCCTCCGAGTAGAAGTACTCCGATTGTGCAGACTTTTGATAAGGGGGCGAATTTAGTATTTGATGGTAAAAAAATGGTAGAAGCAAATTCCGTTACAGGACTTAAATATGCCTCACAAGCGGTGCTTTATCCTATTATTGTGGGTATTTTCTTTTCTATTTTTATTGTTTTCTTTTTAGTGTTTGCTTTACTAGGACAAACTTTTTCCTCGATTTTCTTCTCGTTTAAAATACCTTTTGCCACCTCAAGTCGCTTGCTCATGGTGGCAGGAACGCCAATGTTACTTGTGTTAATGACTATATTGTCACTTAATAGCGTATTTACGGGGTTAGGTATTCTCTTATTCTGCCTCTTAATTGCTTATTACAGTTTTGCACTTTATGCATTAAGAGCTGAAAGTAGGCGAGTAGCTCTTGTATGA